One window of Chryseobacterium indologenes genomic DNA carries:
- a CDS encoding 5-(carboxyamino)imidazole ribonucleotide synthase — protein sequence MKIGILGGGQLGRMLIQSALKYDDEFYTLDPASDAPCHNISHFTQGNFNDYDTVLNFGKDKDVVTIEIEHVNADALAELEKQGIKVVPNASIIKTIQQKILQKEFYKTHDIPSPEFQVVWNSDEKIIMPLPFVQKMNTGGYDGKGVQVIKTEEDYQHLWTEASVIESLVDIEKELSVIVARNEKGETNIFPVTEMVADPKLNLLDFNVCPVLLTEDVQNQIDSITEKFLNAVNSPGLFAIELFLDKEGKIWVNETAPRLHNSGHQSQEGNTNSQFEQMYRVVKNLPLADTDAITYSGMLNLVGAEGYAGKVVYEGMEDILKLPETYIHLYGKTETKPGRKMGHINVLADSREELMEKLVMVKGMVRVISE from the coding sequence ATGAAAATAGGAATTCTGGGAGGCGGACAGCTGGGAAGAATGCTGATACAAAGTGCACTGAAGTATGATGACGAGTTTTATACTCTGGATCCGGCTTCTGATGCGCCATGTCATAATATCTCGCATTTTACACAGGGAAATTTTAATGACTATGACACGGTTTTGAACTTCGGTAAAGACAAGGATGTTGTAACCATTGAAATAGAACATGTAAATGCTGATGCATTGGCAGAACTTGAAAAACAGGGAATAAAAGTTGTTCCTAATGCCAGTATCATCAAAACAATCCAGCAAAAGATCCTTCAGAAAGAATTTTATAAAACTCATGACATCCCAAGCCCGGAATTTCAGGTAGTATGGAACAGTGATGAGAAAATTATCATGCCATTGCCATTTGTTCAGAAAATGAATACAGGCGGATATGATGGAAAAGGAGTACAGGTGATCAAAACGGAAGAAGATTATCAGCATTTATGGACAGAAGCTTCAGTAATTGAAAGCCTTGTAGATATTGAAAAAGAGCTTTCCGTCATTGTAGCAAGAAATGAAAAAGGAGAAACCAATATTTTCCCGGTAACGGAAATGGTTGCCGATCCAAAGCTGAATCTGTTGGATTTCAATGTATGTCCGGTTCTTCTGACAGAAGATGTTCAGAATCAGATTGATTCCATTACAGAGAAATTCCTGAATGCAGTGAACTCTCCGGGATTGTTTGCTATTGAATTGTTCCTTGACAAGGAAGGTAAAATATGGGTGAATGAAACCGCACCAAGACTTCACAATTCAGGACATCAGAGCCAGGAAGGAAATACGAATTCTCAGTTTGAGCAAATGTACCGTGTGGTAAAAAACTTACCCCTAGCAGATACCGATGCCATCACTTACAGCGGAATGCTGAATCTGGTAGGAGCAGAAGGATATGCCGGAAAAGTAGTCTATGAAGGAATGGAAGATATTCTTAAGTTACCAGAAACCTACATCCATTTATACGGGAAAACCGAAACCAAACCCGGAAGAAAAATGGGACACATCAATGTTCTTGCAGATTCCAGAGAAGAGTTGATGGAAAAGCTTGTGATGGTAAAGGGAATGGTAAGAGTAATTTCTGAGTAA
- a CDS encoding DUF1543 domain-containing protein: protein MKLFYVILGATPKGRNIEQHDVFFGIAENLKDLIPDMKEFWKEAEGKIHLDCYQEVKFADGYEVEIVEKGEKSSEDQLFFLNLGGYKPGFFEEFHEQHLMVGQSMGEIVKRAKATEFYQTMGFEGAVSHIDDKHGVDIDDIFNVSDILPASMKEKYSIVLKKSDAENQENPMGLGYLKIDKIQ, encoded by the coding sequence ATGAAATTATTTTATGTTATCCTTGGGGCAACTCCTAAAGGAAGAAATATTGAGCAGCACGATGTTTTCTTCGGAATAGCAGAGAATCTTAAAGATTTAATTCCGGATATGAAAGAGTTTTGGAAGGAAGCAGAGGGTAAAATTCACCTGGATTGCTATCAGGAAGTAAAATTTGCTGATGGCTATGAAGTGGAAATTGTAGAGAAAGGAGAGAAGTCATCAGAAGATCAGTTGTTTTTTCTCAATCTGGGAGGTTATAAGCCGGGTTTCTTTGAAGAATTCCATGAGCAGCACTTAATGGTAGGACAGTCTATGGGAGAGATTGTAAAAAGAGCAAAAGCTACCGAATTTTATCAGACCATGGGATTTGAAGGCGCTGTAAGCCATATTGATGATAAGCATGGGGTAGATATTGATGATATTTTCAATGTGAGCGATATTCTTCCTGCCAGTATGAAAGAAAAATATTCTATCGTTCTTAAAAAATCTGATGCAGAAAATCAGGAAAACCCGATGGGACTTGGGTATTTAAAAATCGATAAAATTCAATAA
- a CDS encoding sulfite exporter TauE/SafE family protein, which translates to MSEIIILFLGAISAGLLGSLTGLGGGVIIIPLLTLGFGVPMHYAIGASLISVIGTSSGAAVAFVKEGFTNMRIGMFLEIATTAGAIVGALVSGMLNPNTIGIIFASILLLTVILNLKGKPDHQEPLVKGSLEEKLKLYGTFPDKGVLKNYSARNTVPGFLMMMFAGAMSGLLGIGSGALKVLAMDNMMKLPFKVSTTTSNFMIGVTAVASALIYFQRGEIIPVIVAPVLIGVVIGSFIGSKTLMVSKTKKLKVFFAIVITILSIYMMYNGINKSFR; encoded by the coding sequence ATGTCAGAAATCATCATACTCTTCCTTGGCGCAATTTCCGCTGGTCTTTTAGGTTCACTTACGGGTTTAGGAGGAGGAGTTATTATCATTCCTTTATTAACGCTGGGATTCGGCGTTCCAATGCATTATGCTATCGGTGCTTCACTTATTTCTGTGATCGGGACATCTTCCGGTGCGGCCGTGGCTTTCGTCAAAGAAGGCTTTACCAATATGAGAATCGGGATGTTTCTCGAAATTGCTACCACAGCAGGAGCTATTGTGGGTGCTCTGGTTTCGGGGATGCTTAACCCCAATACGATCGGAATTATTTTCGCCAGTATTCTTCTTTTAACGGTTATTTTAAATCTTAAGGGTAAACCTGATCACCAGGAACCTTTGGTAAAAGGAAGTCTGGAAGAGAAACTGAAGCTATACGGAACATTCCCTGATAAAGGAGTATTGAAAAACTATTCTGCAAGAAATACAGTTCCGGGATTTTTGATGATGATGTTTGCAGGTGCAATGTCCGGACTTTTAGGAATAGGCTCCGGAGCGTTGAAGGTATTGGCAATGGACAATATGATGAAACTGCCTTTCAAGGTATCTACAACAACAAGTAACTTTATGATTGGGGTAACGGCTGTAGCCAGTGCACTGATCTATTTCCAGAGAGGAGAAATTATTCCTGTGATTGTGGCTCCGGTTTTAATTGGAGTTGTCATCGGAAGTTTTATAGGTTCAAAAACGCTGATGGTATCAAAAACCAAAAAATTAAAAGTATTTTTTGCTATTGTAATTACCATTCTGTCTATTTACATGATGTATAACGGTATCAACAAAAGCTTCAGATAA
- a CDS encoding DUF1634 domain-containing protein, translated as MKKNFTDVDLNRSVGNLLRLGVILSVATSLIGFIKLFFEGFKMPEKYTSLVVGTSSEKVWGHFWDSLCKGEGTAIIQLGILLLIFTPLMRIVFALIGYLKEKDYVYVVISSIVLAIMAVSFFAGYAH; from the coding sequence ATGAAAAAGAATTTCACAGATGTAGATCTGAACCGTTCTGTAGGAAACCTTTTGAGACTGGGTGTTATTCTTTCTGTGGCAACATCCCTGATTGGTTTTATCAAGTTATTTTTTGAAGGTTTTAAAATGCCTGAAAAATATACCAGCCTTGTAGTAGGAACCTCTTCTGAAAAAGTATGGGGACATTTCTGGGATTCTCTGTGTAAGGGAGAAGGTACAGCTATTATTCAGCTGGGTATTCTTTTATTGATCTTTACTCCTCTGATGAGAATTGTTTTTGCTTTAATAGGCTATTTAAAAGAAAAAGACTACGTATATGTAGTCATTTCTTCAATCGTTTTAGCAATTATGGCAGTGAGTTTCTTTGCAGGATACGCCCACTAA